From a region of the Helicobacter hepaticus ATCC 51449 genome:
- a CDS encoding NADH-quinone oxidoreductase subunit G translates to MSKITITINHQSVSCVEGESILQIARREGIEIPAICYLSGCSPTMACKLCMVDIDGKRNYSCNTKAKEGMNILTHTPEINEERNAIMQSYDVNHPLQCGVCDKSGECELQNYTLKMNVTNQHYSIKESNKPHKSWAKAVYDPNLCIMCERCATTCKDNLGEANLKAQKADLEPLDTALWKEKMPKDALSVWSRKQKALIEFVGDTPCFDCGECISVCPVGALSTNDFKYKANAWELEKVESTCIHCAMGCKITYEIRHNDTLGTPHIYRVKNDFYFNPICGAGRYAYDITSSTNPTQNLESAIEAFKKAQAINVGNQTTNEEAFVLNHLAKSLQLRLHNQEALYFKNFINTFLTYAQKTTLNHLDNFKQSQSVIVLGSAINYQVPTLRYMLNNKLKLVKGSQAVYMHSLNDSLIQSLSKNLTTITYHPDALGIAVGSIALAALEEQRIQAENTELIDILKPLLQSKHTIKKTINKEVKKTITTTNETGEEVSQEITETIEDIQEESVYQALLDAHINTEHFIALKDILKTPPLLILGSDIYQHTESRILAQILGILEHNNVIKVLLIPPFANALGLAMICDLSPVQNADFTIGFRDKGDFVCESNFITDDELHKTPVSDNIPHFILPALNQMEGTYTNIDCRILPLKPALPFVGYDLSDIAKAFNMKGDYLIDYTSLICGCEFDDFENKFLNDGTNMRGYRFKNLALTPLAPEDSHTLTLPTYKTYNAYMLHSPSQFNTYTAMSRHLQNKVGIYVSPAFFQELGLNEGEHITLSDSQYNISGAVFIDYHLNEPYFLINPMLRGADKIFSSNQWANVHILHKEQV, encoded by the coding sequence ATGAGCAAAATTACTATCACAATCAATCATCAAAGTGTCTCTTGTGTTGAGGGTGAAAGCATCTTGCAAATAGCACGTAGAGAAGGGATTGAAATCCCTGCAATTTGCTACCTTTCAGGCTGTTCTCCAACAATGGCTTGCAAACTTTGTATGGTAGATATTGATGGCAAACGTAATTATTCTTGTAATACCAAAGCCAAAGAAGGTATGAATATCCTTACACATACACCTGAAATCAATGAAGAACGCAACGCTATTATGCAAAGCTATGATGTCAATCACCCGCTTCAATGCGGTGTATGCGATAAAAGCGGAGAATGTGAATTGCAAAATTATACGCTTAAAATGAACGTTACAAACCAACATTACAGCATAAAAGAAAGCAATAAACCACATAAATCGTGGGCAAAAGCTGTATATGACCCTAATTTGTGTATTATGTGTGAGCGTTGTGCAACAACTTGTAAAGATAATTTAGGCGAAGCAAATCTTAAAGCGCAAAAGGCAGATTTAGAACCATTAGATACCGCATTATGGAAAGAAAAAATGCCAAAAGATGCTCTAAGCGTATGGTCAAGAAAACAAAAAGCGCTTATTGAGTTTGTAGGCGATACGCCTTGTTTTGATTGTGGAGAATGTATCAGTGTATGCCCTGTTGGTGCTTTAAGCACAAATGATTTCAAATACAAAGCAAATGCGTGGGAGCTTGAAAAGGTAGAATCTACTTGTATCCACTGCGCTATGGGATGTAAAATTACCTACGAAATTCGCCATAATGATACACTTGGGACACCTCACATCTACCGAGTAAAAAATGATTTTTATTTTAATCCTATTTGTGGGGCTGGACGATATGCTTATGATATTACTTCTAGCACTAATCCTACACAGAATCTAGAATCTGCTATTGAAGCATTTAAAAAAGCTCAAGCTATTAATGTCGGCAACCAAACAACCAATGAAGAAGCATTTGTGCTTAATCATCTTGCAAAATCGTTGCAACTTCGTCTTCACAATCAAGAAGCCTTATATTTTAAAAATTTCATTAATACCTTTCTCACATATGCCCAAAAAACCACACTAAATCACCTTGATAATTTTAAACAATCTCAATCTGTAATTGTATTAGGAAGTGCTATCAATTATCAAGTGCCAACATTACGATATATGCTTAATAATAAATTAAAGCTTGTTAAAGGCTCACAGGCAGTTTATATGCATTCGCTTAATGATAGCCTCATTCAATCTTTAAGCAAAAACCTAACAACTATTACCTATCACCCTGATGCACTAGGAATAGCTGTTGGAAGCATTGCTCTTGCGGCACTAGAGGAGCAAAGAATACAAGCAGAAAATACAGAACTCATTGATATTTTAAAACCCCTTTTGCAAAGTAAGCATACAATTAAAAAAACCATCAATAAAGAAGTAAAAAAGACTATCACAACAACGAATGAAACAGGCGAGGAAGTGAGTCAAGAAATTACAGAAACCATTGAGGATATACAAGAAGAAAGTGTATATCAAGCCCTTCTTGATGCGCATATAAATACAGAACATTTCATTGCTTTAAAAGACATTCTTAAAACACCACCCCTCCTCATACTTGGCTCTGATATATACCAACATACAGAATCTAGGATTCTTGCACAAATACTTGGCATCTTGGAGCATAACAACGTAATTAAAGTGCTTCTTATCCCGCCATTCGCTAATGCACTAGGTTTGGCAATGATTTGTGATTTAAGCCCTGTGCAAAATGCAGATTTTACTATCGGCTTCCGTGATAAGGGAGATTTTGTCTGTGAATCTAATTTTATTACAGATGATGAACTTCATAAAACACCTGTGTCAGATAACATACCCCATTTTATCCTTCCTGCACTTAACCAAATGGAGGGCACTTATACAAACATTGATTGTAGAATCTTACCTCTTAAACCTGCTCTTCCTTTTGTGGGCTATGACTTAAGTGATATTGCCAAAGCCTTTAATATGAAAGGTGATTACCTTATTGACTATACAAGTCTTATTTGTGGGTGTGAATTTGATGATTTTGAAAATAAATTTTTAAATGATGGCACGAATATGCGTGGCTACCGCTTTAAAAATCTTGCCCTCACACCTCTTGCACCTGAAGATTCTCACACGCTCACACTTCCTACATACAAAACTTATAATGCCTATATGTTGCACTCTCCCTCACAATTTAATACTTATACGGCTATGAGCAGACATCTCCAAAACAAAGTAGGTATTTACGTGAGCCCCGCTTTCTTTCAAGAACTTGGACTAAATGAAGGAGAACATATAACGCTTTCAGATTCCCAATACAATATAAGTGGAGCTGTATTTATTGATTATCACCTCAATGAGCCCTATTTCCTTATAAACCCTATGCTTCGTGGTGCAGATAAGATTTTTTCTTCAAATCAATGGGCTAATGTGCATATTTTACATAAGGAGCAAGTATGA
- a CDS encoding NADH-ubiquinone oxidoreductase subunit E family protein: MRRYDLRHLADNFEQRMNELCEDLPYGEVAIFLFEVRDFSNVQKAIDCILNRGYDLLNSLRFNEVDWSIVVKRNKQ; the protein is encoded by the coding sequence ATGAGACGATATGACTTACGCCATCTTGCTGATAATTTTGAACAAAGAATGAATGAGTTATGTGAAGATCTCCCTTATGGAGAGGTAGCAATTTTTCTCTTTGAAGTGCGGGATTTTAGTAATGTTCAAAAAGCTATTGATTGTATTTTAAATCGCGGATATGATCTTCTTAATAGTTTGCGCTTTAATGAAGTAGATTGGAGTATTGTAGTAAAAAGGAACAAACAATGA
- the nuoD gene encoding NADH dehydrogenase (quinone) subunit D: MKQNYTKLKPNFENIFFEQENDKMILNFGPQHPSAHGQLRLILELENEKIIKATPDIGYLHRGIEKMAENMIYNEFMPTTDRLDYIAATSNNYAFALGVEKLIGVDIPLRAQVIRTMLLEINRIISHIFLLGVQGMDVGALSIFLYCFIEREYGLDLMEDYCGARLTHNAIRIGGVPLDLPHNFLESVEKFTHSVPKTLDLVRGLLDKNRIWRIRLENVGYISQDFAKQWSLSGIMARGSGIKWDIRKHNPYELYSELDFEVPIATEGDCYARYQLYIEEIYESLKIIKQLIAMYPSTPKEIMAKDARYISAPKEDIMTQNYSLMQHFVLVTQGMRPPVGEVYVPTESPKGELGFFINSQGAPSPHRLKIRTPSFYHIGVLQELLIGHYFADIPAILASTNVVFGEIDR; the protein is encoded by the coding sequence ATGAAACAAAATTACACAAAACTCAAACCTAATTTTGAAAATATATTTTTTGAGCAAGAAAATGATAAGATGATTCTAAATTTTGGACCACAACACCCTTCAGCGCACGGGCAATTAAGACTTATACTTGAACTAGAAAATGAAAAAATTATTAAGGCTACACCAGATATCGGCTACCTTCATCGTGGTATAGAAAAAATGGCTGAAAATATGATTTATAATGAATTTATGCCAACAACTGATAGGCTTGATTATATTGCTGCAACAAGCAATAATTATGCTTTTGCACTTGGAGTAGAAAAACTTATAGGCGTTGATATTCCTCTACGTGCGCAAGTCATACGGACTATGCTCTTAGAAATCAATCGTATTATTTCTCATATCTTTCTTCTTGGCGTGCAGGGTATGGATGTGGGTGCACTATCTATCTTTTTATATTGTTTTATTGAACGTGAATATGGTTTGGATTTAATGGAAGACTATTGTGGAGCTAGACTTACGCATAATGCTATTCGTATTGGGGGTGTTCCACTTGATTTACCACATAACTTCCTTGAAAGCGTAGAAAAATTTACACATAGTGTGCCTAAAACGCTTGATTTAGTGCGTGGATTACTAGATAAAAATAGAATTTGGCGTATTCGCCTTGAAAATGTTGGATATATTTCACAAGATTTTGCTAAACAATGGAGTTTAAGCGGGATTATGGCAAGAGGAAGTGGTATTAAATGGGATATACGCAAGCACAATCCTTACGAACTCTATTCAGAGCTTGATTTTGAAGTCCCTATTGCCACTGAAGGTGATTGTTATGCACGTTATCAACTCTATATTGAAGAAATTTATGAATCCCTTAAAATCATTAAGCAACTTATTGCTATGTACCCTAGCACACCTAAGGAAATTATGGCAAAAGATGCGCGCTATATCTCTGCTCCCAAAGAAGATATTATGACACAAAACTATTCTCTTATGCAACATTTCGTGCTTGTAACACAAGGTATGCGCCCTCCTGTAGGTGAAGTTTATGTCCCAACAGAATCTCCCAAAGGCGAGCTTGGATTCTTTATTAATTCGCAAGGTGCTCCCTCTCCACATCGTCTTAAAATCCGAACACCAAGCTTTTATCATATAGGCGTGTTGCAGGAACTTTTAATTGGGCATTATTTTGCCGATATTCCTGCAATTTTGGCTTCAACAAATGTCGTTTTTGGTGAAATCGATAGATAA
- a CDS encoding NADH-quinone oxidoreductase subunit C, whose protein sequence is MIRQNPPKTNAQKSVYYTHRFDVAPTSPKLALTGFESEINTITTPISESYIQNDLATLWVESTYIFALIKELHSLGYEILTEMSAIDKLEECNEFELFYLLLKLEDTSSKRLKIKTKIKKGQQISSLTPLFKSANWSERECYDMFGIIFNGHPYLQRLIMPKDWVGHPLLKSYPLQGDEYAAWYEVDKIFGKSYRDIIGAEQRDSARIDKDDDKNFSPINFESRYQEETAPILIKSFKTTKKLEKRR, encoded by the coding sequence ATGATACGGCAGAATCCTCCTAAAACAAACGCTCAAAAAAGTGTTTATTATACTCATCGTTTTGATGTTGCACCCACTTCTCCAAAACTTGCGCTTACAGGCTTTGAATCTGAAATAAATACTATTACTACTCCAATTAGCGAGAGCTATATACAAAATGATTTAGCCACGCTTTGGGTAGAATCTACTTATATTTTTGCACTTATTAAAGAACTTCATTCTTTAGGCTATGAAATTCTTACTGAAATGAGTGCTATTGATAAATTAGAAGAATGTAACGAGTTTGAACTTTTTTATCTCCTTCTTAAGCTTGAGGATACAAGCTCTAAACGTCTTAAGATTAAAACTAAAATTAAAAAAGGACAGCAAATTTCTTCGCTCACACCGCTTTTTAAAAGTGCAAATTGGAGCGAAAGAGAATGCTATGATATGTTTGGCATCATTTTCAATGGACATCCCTACCTCCAAAGACTAATTATGCCAAAAGATTGGGTAGGACACCCATTACTTAAATCATATCCTTTACAAGGCGATGAATATGCTGCTTGGTATGAAGTGGATAAAATTTTTGGTAAATCTTATCGCGACATCATTGGAGCAGAGCAAAGAGATAGTGCAAGAATTGACAAAGATGATGATAAAAATTTCTCTCCCATAAATTTTGAATCTCGCTATCAAGAAGAAACAGCTCCTATACTGATTAAATCTTTTAAAACTACCAAAAAGCTTGAGAAACGCAGATGA
- a CDS encoding NuoB/complex I 20 kDa subunit family protein, whose product MAEHQVNYTQNNGLPIVLSSVDKLLNWSRSNSLWGVTYGLACCAIEMMATGGSRFDLDRFGSIFRASPRQSDLMIISGTVTKKHAEFVRRLYDQMPEPKWVISMGSCANTGGMFNTYATVQGVDRIIPVDIYLPGCAPRPETLQYAIMVLQQKIRRQKALPHLKPKRLI is encoded by the coding sequence ATGGCAGAGCATCAAGTAAATTATACTCAAAACAATGGCTTACCAATTGTTTTGAGCAGTGTTGATAAACTTCTTAATTGGAGCAGAAGCAATTCGCTTTGGGGAGTAACTTACGGCTTAGCGTGTTGTGCTATTGAAATGATGGCAACTGGTGGTAGTCGCTTTGACCTTGATAGATTTGGTTCAATTTTTCGTGCTTCACCTCGTCAATCTGATTTAATGATTATATCAGGCACTGTTACTAAAAAACACGCTGAATTTGTTCGCCGTCTTTATGACCAAATGCCAGAACCTAAATGGGTTATTTCTATGGGCAGCTGTGCAAATACGGGTGGAATGTTTAATACCTATGCCACTGTGCAAGGTGTAGATAGAATCATACCCGTGGATATTTATTTACCCGGTTGTGCACCACGCCCAGAGACATTGCAATATGCTATAATGGTGCTTCAACAAAAGATTCGTAGGCAAAAAGCCCTACCTCATCTTAAACCAAAACGACTTATATGA
- a CDS encoding NAD(P)H-quinone oxidoreductase subunit 3 encodes MSHSTFEHPYFGVFVLFVLTCVAFTLTLRLQRIISRKLAKKDREKLKLSTYECGPTPTKQQNRISTHFFIFALLFVLFDIEVIFMVPWAIDFKLFTHIGLGNFVFFEMLSFIGFLLVGFIYAWKKGAFSWQSIK; translated from the coding sequence ATGAGCCATTCTACATTTGAACACCCATACTTCGGTGTATTTGTATTGTTTGTGCTAACCTGTGTTGCCTTTACTCTTACCCTCCGTCTGCAACGCATTATTTCAAGAAAACTCGCTAAAAAAGATAGAGAAAAACTCAAACTTTCTACTTATGAGTGTGGTCCCACCCCCACTAAACAACAAAATAGAATCTCTACACACTTTTTTATTTTCGCCCTTTTGTTTGTCCTCTTTGATATTGAAGTCATTTTTATGGTGCCTTGGGCAATTGATTTTAAACTTTTTACACATATCGGACTTGGAAATTTTGTATTTTTTGAAATGCTAAGTTTCATCGGCTTTTTGCTTGTAGGGTTCATTTATGCGTGGAAAAAAGGAGCATTTTCATGGCAGAGCATCAAGTAA
- a CDS encoding YebC/PmpR family DNA-binding transcriptional regulator — protein sequence MGRAFEYRRAAKEKRWDKMSKVFPKLAKAITVAAKEGGGDPAMNAKLRTAIANAKAQNMPKDNIDAAIKRASGKDGIFSEITYEGKAAYGVLIFIECTTDNPTRTIANIKSYFNKTPNASILTNGSIEFMFARKSAFEFRTDKNIEELELALIDYGLEELESRESEEGIYHIAYGDYKDFGRLSEGFEHLNIPISKAALQRIPTSPISLSETQMQDIEKLLDKIEDDDDVQAVYTNIE from the coding sequence ATGGGACGAGCATTTGAATATCGCCGAGCAGCCAAAGAAAAACGATGGGATAAAATGAGCAAAGTTTTCCCCAAACTTGCAAAGGCTATCACAGTTGCAGCAAAAGAAGGTGGAGGAGACCCAGCAATGAATGCCAAACTGCGTACAGCTATTGCTAATGCTAAAGCACAAAATATGCCAAAAGATAATATTGACGCAGCCATTAAGCGTGCTAGTGGTAAAGATGGAATCTTTAGCGAAATTACTTATGAGGGTAAGGCTGCTTATGGTGTGCTTATTTTTATTGAATGCACAACAGATAATCCTACCCGAACTATTGCAAATATTAAAAGCTATTTTAACAAAACCCCCAATGCAAGTATCCTTACAAATGGTTCTATTGAGTTTATGTTTGCGCGCAAAAGTGCATTTGAATTTCGCACAGACAAAAATATAGAAGAATTAGAATTGGCACTTATTGACTATGGACTTGAGGAATTAGAAAGCAGAGAGAGTGAGGAGGGAATCTATCATATTGCCTATGGAGACTATAAAGATTTTGGACGCTTGAGTGAAGGGTTTGAGCATTTGAATATTCCTATTTCTAAGGCTGCCCTACAGAGAATCCCAACTTCACCCATTAGCCTAAGTGAAACACAAATGCAAGATATTGAAAAACTCCTTGATAAAATTGAAGATGATGATGATGTCCAAGCAGTTTATACAAACATTGAATAA
- the hemB gene encoding porphobilinogen synthase: MFRRLKRTRLKAPMRTLVRETRLDKEDFIYPLFVIEGQGIKNEITSMPQVYQFSIDKLLKECEELLKLGIYHIILFGLPNHKDSCGSEALSDKSIIAQATKAIKKQFPQMIVTLDLCFCEYTDHGHCGILDQNLGSVNNDATLEILGQQGVVLATCGADMIAPSAMMDGMVETIRIYLDKSGFNHIPIMSYSTKFASGYYGPFRDAANSAPSFGDRNSYQEDPANRREAILESLTDEAEGADILMVKPALAYLDIVRDIRDRTLLPLAVYNVSGEYAMLKCAQKAGLIDYERVLFETLTGFKRAGADIIISYHTKEIAQILHKFQ; encoded by the coding sequence ATGTTTAGACGATTAAAACGCACACGATTAAAAGCGCCTATGAGGACATTAGTAAGAGAAACGCGACTTGATAAAGAAGATTTTATCTATCCACTTTTTGTTATTGAAGGTCAAGGAATCAAAAATGAAATTACCTCTATGCCTCAAGTTTATCAATTCAGCATTGATAAACTCCTCAAAGAATGCGAAGAACTACTCAAATTAGGTATTTATCACATTATACTCTTTGGGTTGCCAAACCATAAAGATTCTTGTGGAAGCGAAGCTCTAAGTGATAAAAGTATTATTGCACAAGCAACAAAAGCTATTAAAAAACAATTTCCACAGATGATAGTTACGCTTGATTTATGTTTTTGTGAATATACAGACCACGGACATTGTGGTATTTTAGACCAAAATCTTGGCAGCGTAAATAATGATGCAACACTTGAGATTCTCGGACAACAAGGCGTAGTGCTTGCTACTTGTGGAGCAGATATGATAGCACCAAGCGCAATGATGGATGGTATGGTAGAAACCATCCGCATATATTTAGACAAAAGTGGTTTTAATCATATACCCATTATGAGTTATTCAACAAAATTTGCAAGTGGCTATTATGGACCTTTCCGTGATGCTGCAAATTCTGCACCAAGTTTTGGTGATAGAAATTCTTATCAAGAAGATCCAGCAAATCGCAGAGAAGCAATTTTAGAAAGTCTAACAGATGAGGCAGAGGGAGCGGATATTCTTATGGTAAAACCTGCACTTGCGTATTTAGACATTGTGCGTGATATTCGTGACCGCACACTGCTCCCCTTAGCTGTATATAATGTCAGTGGTGAATACGCTATGCTAAAATGTGCGCAAAAAGCAGGGCTTATTGATTATGAAAGAGTATTGTTTGAGACACTCACAGGATTTAAACGCGCAGGTGCAGATATTATCATCAGCTATCATACTAAAGAAATAGCGCAAATATTGCATAAGTTTCAATAA
- a CDS encoding ArsS family sensor histidine kinase — protein sequence MFQFRHSIFFKIVILFLCALFSFFAISYYFIQDHIENENLLSEFRYKQFTATINEIMQYGGNLNIIKQYLQSMQFVPAEEEKIKEVLQEVGKLPDNFSGVFAKAINTQNGIYILLESHNETILYKDNSRKLYEDFYVITLIGIILLTFVFFIVLKSLMPLKILKGQVKLFAEGNFNTQYEQNTKDEIGELYHEFYKASNKIKSLNESRSLLLRSIMHELKTPITKGRIVAEMVQDSTHKQQLCSAFTRLNELINEFAKLEQITSKNYHLNKQEFLLQDLISHTEDMLLIDESSPITLSSPHALIKADFDLFVIALKNLLDNAIKYSNDGKVSVYTKNDRLYTSSKGEPLQYELKAYFKPYFKNHKNPSSQGFGLGMYIIKNTLDNQGFNLSYKHENGYNIFIIHHCVVENYCLVDKKPK from the coding sequence ATGTTTCAATTTCGGCATTCAATTTTTTTTAAAATTGTCATTTTATTTCTCTGTGCCTTGTTTAGCTTTTTTGCAATTTCTTATTATTTTATTCAAGACCATATTGAAAATGAGAATCTCCTCTCTGAATTTCGTTACAAACAATTTACAGCCACAATTAATGAAATTATGCAATATGGTGGAAATCTCAATATTATCAAGCAATATCTTCAAAGTATGCAATTTGTCCCCGCAGAAGAAGAAAAAATCAAAGAAGTTCTTCAAGAAGTAGGTAAACTTCCAGATAACTTTAGTGGAGTATTCGCAAAGGCAATTAATACACAAAATGGTATTTATATTCTTCTTGAAAGCCATAATGAAACTATCCTTTATAAGGATAATTCACGAAAGCTTTATGAAGATTTTTATGTAATTACTCTCATTGGCATTATATTGCTTACTTTTGTATTTTTTATCGTGCTTAAAAGCCTTATGCCCCTTAAGATTCTTAAAGGTCAAGTCAAACTATTTGCAGAAGGTAATTTCAATACTCAATATGAGCAAAACACCAAAGATGAAATTGGGGAACTTTATCACGAATTTTACAAAGCCTCAAACAAAATTAAATCCCTTAATGAATCCCGCAGTCTCCTTTTGCGCTCAATTATGCACGAACTTAAAACTCCCATTACCAAAGGACGCATTGTTGCAGAAATGGTGCAAGATTCTACACACAAACAACAGCTTTGTTCGGCATTTACACGCCTTAATGAGCTTATAAATGAATTTGCAAAGCTTGAACAAATTACTTCTAAAAACTATCATCTTAACAAACAAGAATTTCTGCTCCAAGATCTCATCAGTCATACAGAAGATATGCTCCTTATTGATGAATCTAGCCCTATCACACTGAGTTCGCCTCACGCCCTTATTAAAGCGGATTTTGATTTATTTGTTATTGCGCTTAAAAACCTCCTTGATAATGCTATTAAATACAGCAATGATGGTAAAGTATCAGTATATACAAAGAATGATAGACTTTACACGAGCTCTAAAGGTGAGCCGCTCCAATATGAGCTTAAAGCCTATTTTAAGCCTTATTTTAAAAATCATAAAAACCCTTCATCACAAGGCTTTGGACTTGGTATGTATATCATTAAAAATACCCTTGATAATCAAGGTTTTAACCTAAGTTATAAACACGAAAATGGTTATAATATTTTTATTATTCATCATTGCGTAGTTGAAAACTATTGTCTTGTTGATAAAAAACCAAAATAG
- a CDS encoding response regulator transcription factor, which translates to MLEVLMIEDDVELAEIITSYLGQYDMNVTNYDEPYTGMSAVNAKHFDILLLDLTLPNLDGLEVCKRVAKQNSIPIIVSSARSDVDDKVEALKSGADDYISKPYDPKELVVRIQTLLRRCNKKSVKEQDKEKDSVFRIDKYSRQVFFKEKKLELTRAEYEILTLLISKKGHVFSREAIAIESESINPESSNKSIDVIIGRLRSKIEENPKNPQYIISVRGVGYKLET; encoded by the coding sequence ATGTTAGAAGTTTTAATGATTGAAGATGATGTGGAATTAGCAGAAATTATAACAAGTTATCTCGGGCAATATGATATGAATGTTACCAACTATGATGAACCTTATACGGGTATGAGCGCAGTCAATGCCAAACACTTTGATATTCTCCTTCTTGATTTGACTCTACCTAATCTTGATGGCTTAGAAGTATGCAAGCGTGTAGCAAAGCAAAATAGTATCCCTATTATCGTTTCTTCTGCGCGAAGTGATGTTGATGATAAAGTTGAGGCACTCAAATCTGGAGCTGATGATTATATTTCAAAGCCTTATGACCCAAAAGAGCTTGTTGTGAGAATCCAAACTCTACTTAGACGTTGTAATAAAAAAAGCGTTAAAGAGCAAGATAAAGAAAAAGATAGCGTGTTTAGAATTGATAAGTATAGCCGCCAAGTCTTTTTTAAAGAGAAAAAACTTGAACTTACGCGTGCGGAATATGAGATTCTTACATTACTTATTAGTAAAAAGGGGCACGTATTTTCACGCGAAGCCATTGCAATAGAATCTGAATCCATTAACCCTGAAAGCTCCAATAAAAGTATTGATGTCATCATTGGACGCTTACGCTCTAAAATTGAAGAAAATCCAAAAAACCCACAATACATTATCTCTGTGCGTGGTGTGGGCTATAAACTTGAAACATAA
- a CDS encoding CiaD-like domain-containing protein, translated as MELKDLILETLNEFSTNDTPQEHNLTQLQIINPSESKIAPITPSQLSTIQRLHQSNESLREECEFLELLQERLLVLFEGLNAPQNKDIQSRLNITINFLEYQLSVIQERLNDLKK; from the coding sequence ATGGAACTCAAAGATTTAATACTTGAAACCCTCAATGAATTTTCGACAAATGATACACCACAAGAGCACAATCTCACACAGCTTCAGATTATAAATCCAAGTGAAAGCAAAATTGCACCCATTACACCTTCACAGCTCTCTACAATTCAACGACTTCATCAAAGTAACGAATCTCTACGCGAAGAATGTGAATTTTTAGAGTTACTTCAAGAGCGACTTTTAGTGCTTTTTGAAGGCTTGAATGCCCCACAAAATAAAGACATACAATCTCGCCTAAACATCACAATAAATTTCCTTGAATATCAACTTAGCGTTATACAAGAACGGCTAAATGACCTTAAAAAATAA
- a CDS encoding tetratricopeptide repeat protein produces the protein MESIKSVALARIYEIQGLKEDALKIYREILLAHPENKEAQTAIKRLMLVQKHFPPTNQIQKELFVNPQSQEDSIQFQRWLLQWNSKI, from the coding sequence ATGGAAAGCATTAAATCAGTTGCTCTTGCAAGAATCTATGAGATACAAGGGCTCAAAGAAGATGCGCTTAAAATTTATCGTGAAATTCTTTTAGCACACCCTGAAAATAAAGAGGCGCAAACGGCAATCAAACGTTTAATGCTTGTTCAAAAACATTTTCCTCCGACAAATCAAATTCAAAAAGAGCTTTTTGTTAATCCTCAATCTCAAGAGGATTCAATTCAATTTCAAAGGTGGCTACTCCAATGGAACTCAAAGATTTAA